The proteins below come from a single Eptesicus fuscus isolate TK198812 chromosome 5, DD_ASM_mEF_20220401, whole genome shotgun sequence genomic window:
- the LOC129149038 gene encoding ubiquitin-like protein 5, producing MIEVVCNDRLGKKVRVKCNTDDTIGDLKKLIAAQTGTRWNKIVLKKWYTIFKDHVSLGDYEIHDGMNLELYYQ from the coding sequence ATGATCGAGGTTGTTTGCAACGACCGTCTGGGGAAGAAGGTCCGCGTCAAGTGCAACACCGATGACACCATCGGGGACCTCAAGAAGCTGATCGCAGCCCAAACGGGGACCCGTTGGAACAAGATCGTGTTGAAGAAGTGGTACACGATTTTTAAGGACCACGTTTCTCTGGGGGACTATGAAATCCATGATGGGATGAACCTGGAGCTGTATTACCAATAG